The sequence below is a genomic window from Cedecea neteri.
CACGATGCCCAGAGGCTCTCCTCCCCGCTCAAGCACCAGCGACTCCAGCAGTTCGGAGGCCTCTGCCGGGTAAGGCGGTAACTGAGGCACAATCATCTCAATTTCAGGATGATGCTGGGCCAGCCATGCCTTAAAACGGGTTGCTTTTGCGGAGGCCGGAGAGCTATTAAACCCGTGCAAATACAGTAACGCAGGCATTAATAACCCTCAGAAGCCGTGTCAGGACTGAATTTACCGCTTTGCAAACGGCAAACTTCCGTCGTCAGGCTGCCGTCAGGGTAAAGATCGAGCCAGCGCCAACCCGGCTCAATGGTGTCGAGCGTGAAATTTGCGCAGTGTGGTTTGAACTGGACGCATGTCGAAGGCGTGGCCAGCATTCTACGGCCGTTCCAGTCGAGATCCAGTTCCTGATGAATGTGCCCACAAAGCAGCGTTTTCACCTGCGGCCACGGCTTAAGCACGGCATCCAGTGCGGCAGCATTGCGCAGGCTGTGCTGATCCAGCCAGCTGCAGCCGGCAGGAAGAGGGTGATGATGCAGTAAAAGTAACGTGTGGCGCTCCGGAGCCGCAGCCAGCTGACGCTCAAGCCATTCCAGCTGATAGTCGCTCAGTTCACCGTGGGGGACGCCAAAGACCTGGCTGTCCAGCAGCAAAATTTGCCAGCGATCGCCGATATAAACGCGCTTGGCCGGGGAAATACCCGCTTCCTGCAGAGCGTTAAACATTGCTGGCTGAAAATCGTGATTACCCGGTAGCCAAACGCAAGGCGCAGAAATGCGGGAGATCCCTTCAGCAAAGTGCTGATAAGCCTCCACGCTATGATCCTGGGCCAAATCCCCGGTTGCCACCAGTAAGTCGCAGGCACGCTGTTCGGCAAGAATGGCGGTCAGTACCGCCTGATAGCTCTTCCAGGTATTTATACCGAGCAGCGTTTCGTTCTTTCCGGCGAACAAATGGGTATCGGTTATTTGCAATATCCTGATTCGGCCTCCATCGGCCGCAGGAAGGGTTAACAGGCTTTCCAAATGGTGTCCTTAGGTTTCACGCACACTTACTACCCACCACACTTAAGCTGCTGATATCCAGGCGGCAGCTCGATTCATTCAGGGTATCAATACCATCCATTATTCAGGGCGTTGTGCCGTTAACCGTCCTCGACCCTAAAAAGCTAGGTATATACAGGCACGGCCATTGCTCCATGCGCTAAACAGTAGCGCAGCCAATCAGCAAGAAACTGGTTAATTTGATGCTTTTCGTCGCGTTGATGCAACTTTTTATTCGGATAATCATATCGCGCTTTGAAGCGAAAGATCTGCTGGCTTGAACACACTTCCGCGACCATCGCATCGTGATACAGCCTGACCGACATTGACGGCAGGCTCCAGTAACTCACCGAGGGGTGCGTTTGTTCTATTTCCACCATGGTGG
It includes:
- the cpdA gene encoding 3',5'-cyclic-AMP phosphodiesterase produces the protein MESLLTLPAADGGRIRILQITDTHLFAGKNETLLGINTWKSYQAVLTAILAEQRACDLLVATGDLAQDHSVEAYQHFAEGISRISAPCVWLPGNHDFQPAMFNALQEAGISPAKRVYIGDRWQILLLDSQVFGVPHGELSDYQLEWLERQLAAAPERHTLLLLHHHPLPAGCSWLDQHSLRNAAALDAVLKPWPQVKTLLCGHIHQELDLDWNGRRMLATPSTCVQFKPHCANFTLDTIEPGWRWLDLYPDGSLTTEVCRLQSGKFSPDTASEGY
- a CDS encoding DUF1249 family protein, which encodes MKRYTPDFPEMMRLCETNFAQLRRLLPKNDAAGETVTYQVNSARYRLTISESTRYTTMVEIEQTHPSVSYWSLPSMSVRLYHDAMVAEVCSSQQIFRFKARYDYPNKKLHQRDEKHQINQFLADWLRYCLAHGAMAVPVYT